The Vibrio aerogenes nucleotide sequence CCCGCGGCTAGACGGAAAGACCCCGTGAACCTTTACTACAGCTTGGCACTGAACATTGAGCCTACATGTGTAGGATAGGTGGGAGGCTTTGAAGTGTGTACGCCAGTATGCATGGAGCCATCCTTGAAATACCACCCTTGTATGTTTGATGTTCTAACTTAGTCCCGTTATCCGGGACAAGGACAGTGTCTGGTGGGTAGTTTGACTGGGGCGGTCTCCTCCCAAAGAGTAACGGAGGAGCACGAAGGTGGGCTAATCACGGTTGGACATCGTGAGGTTAGTGCAATGGCATAAGCCCGCTTAACTGCGAGAGTGACGGCTCGAGCAGGTGCGAAAGCAGGTCATAGTGATCCGGTGGTTCTGAATGGAAGGGCCATCGCTCAACGGATAAAAGGTACTCCGGGGATAACAGGCTGATACCGCCCAAGAGTTCATATCGACGGCGGTGTTTGGCACCTCGATGTCGGCTCATCACATCCTGGGGCTGAAGTCGGTCCCAAGGGTATGGCTGTTCGCCATTTAAAGTGGTACGCGAGCTGGGTTTAGAACGTCGTGAGACAGTTCGGTCCCTATCTGCCGTGGGCGTTGGAGAATTGAAGGGGGCTGCTCCTAGTACGAGAGGACCGGAGTGGACGAACCTCTGGTGTTCGGGTTGTGTCGCCAGACGCATTGCCCGGTAGCTAAGTTCGGAATCGATAACCGCTGAAAGCATCTAAGCGGGAAGCGAGCCCTGAGATGAGTTCTCCCTGGCACTTTAAGTGCTCTGAAGGGTTGTCCGAGACCAGGACGTTGATAGGCAGGGTGTGTAAGCGTTGTGAGGCGTTGAGCTAACCTGTACTAATTACCCGTGAGGCTTAACCATACAACACCCAAGGGGTTTTGTGGACTCAGATTAAGACAATTGGATGTGTAGAGAATCAGTCAGTTTTCCAGAATTTTTGTTTTCACTTTTTTTAAAAAGTGGAGATAAGAAACAGAATTTGCCTGGCGGCCATAGCGTTGTGGACCCACCTGAATCCATGCCGAACTCAGAAGTGAAACGCAATTGCGCCGATGGTAGTGTGGGGTTTCCCCATGTGAGAGTAGGTCACTGCCAGGCTTTATATACCGGACAGATGAAGCGGATTAAAGTAGGACTTCATATGTCAGACAATCTGAAGTGGAGCGGTAGTTCAGTTGGTTAGAATACCGGCCTGTCACGCCGGGGGTCGCGGGTTCGAGTCCCGTCCGCTCCGCCATTATTTGGATTGAATTGTAAGCCCTTGCTGAAAAGCAGGGGCTTTTTTATGCCTGTTTTTTGTTCCTTTCTTCGTTTGCTCGATTGGATTCAGTTCAGGAGAATATGGTGGGAGTTTCATGATACTGACGTTCTCAAATTCACAGGCAATGTCTTCTGTATGCCACCCTGCGCCATCCATAACTACCACTGAATAACGACCTTTTTCGGTGATTGCTGATATTTGCCTTAAATGTTCTATCATGATGTCTTTATTGACCCAAGGTACAACCATAGCCTCACCAATTCCTCTGCTGGGACAGACTGAACCAAACTGATAGGCATATTCAAATTGTTGTTGCTTTACCGCTCTTGGGCGTGTTCCTCTTTCAGCCCATATGCATATTCCGGCGATTCCGGACACCTGTTCCGGTTTAATCCGGACACGATGATCCCTCTCTTTTCTCTAACCCTATTTTTACCCTACCTGTCCGGATTGCGCCAGTTTTCTCATTGATTCCCCTGCCAGTTCTATACGATGACTGTTGTGGATTAACCTGTCCAGTAAAGCATCTGCGACCGTGGCATTTCCTATCATGTTGTACCATTCCTTCACCGGTAATTGGCTTATCATGATTGTGCTGTTGGTTTGGTAGCGATCTTCCAGAAGTTCCAGTCAATGACCTGCATGATCTGGGCTGAGCTTTTCCATACCCCAGTCATCCAGGATCAGAAGGTGTTTTCGAGACAGAGCAAGGAGTTGTTTCTGATAAGTACCGTCAAGTCGCCCCGAACTCAGATCATCAAGTAAGCGACTGAGCCTGTGGTAACGAACGCTATACAGTTGCTCACAAGCCTGCGCAGCCAATGCACAGGCAACATAAGTTTTCCCGGCACCCGTCGCTCCGGTAATAAGAACGTTTTGTTTTTTCTGTAAATATCCTCCTGTGAAGAGTTCACTCATTTGAGTTCGTTTTAACCCCCGACCTTCTCTGTAAATAATCTGACTTGGCAGTGCATCCACTCGTAGTTTGGCTTGCCTCTTTAGTCTCTGGATTTTGGTCTGATTTCGTCCCAGCAGTTCACTTTCAAGCAACAGACTTAACCGCTCTTCGAAGTGAAGTTCTGCATAGGTAGATAGCTGCTCTCGTTGTTGTTCAAGAGCAGTGGCAGCATGACTCAGGTGTAGTGATTTAAGTTGTTCGTTTATCTGGTTCATTATTTTCTCCTAGTGATAACAGTTTGGTCCGCGCACATTGCTGTGCTGGATATCCGGGGTGGATTCCGGTGAGGAAGACAGCAGTCCTTCCCGATGATTTTCAAGAAGATTTCTGATGAACCTGAGATAGGGCTTATTCACCATCAGGGCATCCTTACATGCCTGCTCTAAACGAGTGTCACCGTATTTTTTAGCCAGGTTGAGAAGTCCGAGACAGCTACGATTCGCTTGTGCCGGATGTTCTTTTGACATGAGTTGGCGATTAACGACTTCCTGTGTGGCGGCGCCCACTCTGCCGCCCCAGTTCAGCAACCGCTCTGGAGACCATTTCTGATATTGATGATTGCCGGGCATGTGCTCTGGACAGGTACTAAGACCGTACTCTTTTTTACTCGCTGGGTGCTGTGAGACCAGATTTCCCTGATGGTATATCTGTACCAGTCTGGAGGTGGCTTCAAGCTCAACATGCTGACCAACTAACTGATGCGGTACTGAGTAATAATGTTTCTTGTATTCGATGTGGTAATCCGGTCCGACTTTAGCGCGTTTCATTTCCATGTAGAGATAACGCTGTACGGGAAGTGGTTTCAGGGCTGGTTTATCCAGGGTTTCGAACAACGCTTTCCGGCTCGCTCCCAGTTGTTTCATTTGTCTTTGGTTCAGCGAGTCCATTAATTCACGGATAGAGAGATTAAGCTCTTTGAAGGTGTGGAAGGTCTGGTGACGAAGCCGCATCATGATCCAGCGTTCAACGATAAGCACCGCATTTTCTGCTTTTGCTTTGTCTTTCGGTTTATAGGGACGAGCTGGCATCACGGCAGTTCGGTAATGGGATGCCAGTTTCCGGTAACTCTCGTTGAGTTTAGGCGCGTAACGATCCGTTTTGGTTACTGCTGCTTTTAGGTTGTCAGGTACCAGAAGGGCCGGAACACCACCGAAGTGTTCGAAGGCATTGGCATGAGCCTCCAGCCAGTGTTCAAGTCGTTGACTTTCACTGGCTTCAACATAGGTGTAGTTGGAAGCGCCCAATGTTGCCACGAAGATCTGAGCATTGCGGATTTCTCCGGTGTCAGGATTCACAACCGGGATAGTCGGGCCACAGTAATCAATGAACAGTTTGTCACCCGCCAGATGAGTCTGGCGCATACTGCGTTTTTGGGTCGATAACCAGCGGGTGTAATGTTCGCAGAACTGGCTGTAACGATAAGCTCTTTCCTGATATTCCGCCAGGTACTCCTCCCACAGAAGATGTTTGCTTATGCCTTTACGTTTAAGTTCAACAAAACACTGAGCGAAGTCCGGCATGACTTTAATGTTGCTGGTTGTTTTGTCTCGGTAAATAGCCAGACCCAGTTCGGTATCTGAGCAGTTCTCGGGAAGTGGCCAACTCATTGTGCTTTGCTCAAATCGGGTCAGTATTTCTGAGACCGTCGAGCGACTGACTTTCGAGCAGGAAGCGATCTTTCTGGTCGACAGATTGCACTCATATTTAAGGCGTAATACCTCTTTGATGTTTGTCATAGATGTTCTCTTTTTCGGCATTATCACTTCCTTGCTACGTTAAGATGCATAACAAGAATAGTGAGTGATTGATTTAAAAGAGAAAAGGGAGAGATTCCGGAGTAACCGGACAGGGTTTCCGCTCAACCGGACAGTGATTCCGGAGTGAGTGGAAAAATGGCTGGTTTATCCCGGAAATGGTGTCCGGTTTAAAACGGAACAAGTTGGAACCAAACATCGATATGTTCCAAAGGCATATGACCAGGGATCTTAAGGATCGTTTCGATTTTGAATTTTTTTAAAATCGTCTGAATTTCTTGAGTCTGCTTAGGGTGTCTTGAACGAGAAGTTATCCACGAGAATCCCATATGGTCGAGCAGGTAATAGATAGAGTCAGGATGATAGTATTTACCAAATTCTTTCACAATATAAGCATGGATATCGGGGCCAGTAAGTCGTCCATCTTGCGCATCATGGGCTTTGCTTTTGATGTATTGACTTAATTGCTCTCTTTGCTCAGGAGTCAAGAATGGCGGTCTACCGGTTCTTGGTTTTTCCTGTAGACCTTCTAACCCTTCTTCGAGAAAAGTCTGAACCCATTTATAAACACTGGTCCTGCTTACCTTGAAAAACTTGGCTATTTGAGTACGAGAATGTCCGTCTTTGAAGTGTGCGAGAGCCAGCAATCTCATTTTCATCTGGATGGATTTTTGCTGGCTTGCGAGCTTTTTGAAGTCGATGTCGTTGAGGCTATCCATAGCGAATTAATGCAAGTAATGAATAGTCTCAATTAGATCAT carries:
- a CDS encoding IS630 family transposase, with the translated sequence MDSLNDIDFKKLASQQKSIQMKMRLLALAHFKDGHSRTQIAKFFKVSRTSVYKWVQTFLEEGLEGLQEKPRTGRPPFLTPEQREQLSQYIKSKAHDAQDGRLTGPDIHAYIVKEFGKYYHPDSIYYLLDHMGFSWITSRSRHPKQTQEIQTILKKFKIETILKIPGHMPLEHIDVWFQLVPF
- the istA gene encoding IS21 family transposase; its protein translation is MPKKRTSMTNIKEVLRLKYECNLSTRKIASCSKVSRSTVSEILTRFEQSTMSWPLPENCSDTELGLAIYRDKTTSNIKVMPDFAQCFVELKRKGISKHLLWEEYLAEYQERAYRYSQFCEHYTRWLSTQKRSMRQTHLAGDKLFIDYCGPTIPVVNPDTGEIRNAQIFVATLGASNYTYVEASESQRLEHWLEAHANAFEHFGGVPALLVPDNLKAAVTKTDRYAPKLNESYRKLASHYRTAVMPARPYKPKDKAKAENAVLIVERWIMMRLRHQTFHTFKELNLSIRELMDSLNQRQMKQLGASRKALFETLDKPALKPLPVQRYLYMEMKRAKVGPDYHIEYKKHYYSVPHQLVGQHVELEATSRLVQIYHQGNLVSQHPASKKEYGLSTCPEHMPGNHQYQKWSPERLLNWGGRVGAATQEVVNRQLMSKEHPAQANRSCLGLLNLAKKYGDTRLEQACKDALMVNKPYLRFIRNLLENHREGLLSSSPESTPDIQHSNVRGPNCYH